The Candidatus Poribacteria bacterium genome segment GAATTCATTGATACCCAAAACCTCGAAAACGATCGCATCGACGCGTCTGGCCGCCTCCTCGCCTATGAATATCGCGTCACTTATGTAGATGTCAACGGTGTCGAAACACCAGACCCGACCAACCCACCTACTGAGGGTGAAGAACCGCGTCGTATCTGGAAAACAGCACTCGCCACACCGAGTGTCCCGCCGCCTGCCCCTACTGTAACACTCGGTGACCCAACCGATCTTACCGTCAAACTTTTTTGGGACGGTTATGAGTTCCCGCGCGATTTCTCTATTTTCCGCGTCTACGCTGCACTTGACCCCGGAGAGGACAAACCGCTCCGATTCAAACTGATTGCTGAGCCGAAGCGCGATAAACTTTACTATTTTGATCACGATTTTGAAAGTGACGGTATCCGCAAAGTCTATCGTATCGCTGGTGTTGACGAGTTCGGCGCGGAGGCAATCACTGTAGTTACCGCAGCCGCCCCAAACCTGCCCCCCGCGCCACCAAAAGATGTGAGGGTACGTTATTTGCCGCGGTCCCTATTCAATACAAAATACGATGCGGCCATTTCATGGACACCCAACACCGAACCCGACCTCGCTGGATACCAACTCTATACAAGAGACGCAGCAGGCAATCTACTGCCCCGACCCGCAGTCGGACGAAAGGATCGCAACTTCACAATCATTGGTGAAGACCCTATCCTCGTCGGTCAGTCATTGGAATTCAAGAAATACTACATCACTGCCTTTGACGATACCCCGGGTCCCGATGGACGGCGCGACGAAAGCGCGATGGTAGAAGCAAAGTAAAGTGGCAGTCGGCGGTTAGGACGTTCCGCTACCGCTTCACTTTTAGCCGTTGACGAAGAAAACTTTTTTACCAATTGCTAAAAGCGCAGCGTCCTAATTGCTAATTACCACTAAAGGATAAACATCATGCACGTTAAAAACAGAACACGCAATACGCAATATTTCATTTACACTATCTGTACCGTCCTTCTCGTTAGCATCGCACTGCCGGTTTCAGCACAGTTACCAAAGGTTTCACAACTGAACACCATCCAGACAGCGGAACCGCTCGGTAAAGGCGGCTCGAGTACCACATTCGGACTCCTACAATACGCTAAAGTCGATCTGCTACCCGATTTAAGCCAAAGGGTAGATATCGGAGGGTTTGAGGAATCGCATCGCGTAACGTTTGAGATTGAGACCTTTCTGGTGCCAGTTAGATTCGCTTACGGCTTAAACGATGCACTCGACCTCCTGCTCGGTGGTACATTTTCGACAGGCGGCGCGCGGAAAGTTGTTTACGATTTCTACAATACAGCCACAGAGAACAACACAGATCCAAATGTTAACCGTCGTGTTTATGAACAGCCTTTGTTTGACGGTATCATTGGACTGAAGTACAATATCAAACCCGATCGGAACGATAACCTTCCAAGCATCTCCGTCGGTGGAGACGTGCAGTTCGGTCTCACAGCCGATGACCGACTTAACTCGGACAACGAATTCCTCGATCATAGTCCCGCTGACGGCTTTCCATTTATGGGTGTCAATACCTATCTGGTCGGCACGCAAAGATTTGGGGATCTCTTTAAAGTCCATGCCGGTGTTGGTGTCTTCTTAACATCAAAGTCCCTGAAAACAACGGACTTTTTTACCCTTAATTGGCAGGTCGGCACTGAGGTCGCTGTTTCAGATAACATGTGGTTTGTCGCCGATTTTTCGCGCGAACTCCCTTATGCAGGCGTGCATGTGACGAACCTCATCGGACTTACACTCCGCTACGAAATTTCAAATACACTTGCCTTCCAACTCGGATTCAACAGCCGTCCCGGATTCTTGTTTAACCTAACCTTCGGAGGTGAGGAGACGCAGGCACTCGAAGGCGAGAATTTGCTCTTTTAATAGAGAGATCTGGGGAGACCGCCGATGAGAGCAGTCGTTCAACGCGTTAAATCCGCCAGTGTTAAAGTAGAAGGCAAACTCGTCTCTGAAATCGGAGCGGGTGTCCTCATCTTTCTCGGCGTTGCCCATGAAGATACCGCAACGGAAATAGTATATATTGCCAACAAAGTCGCCAATCTCCGCATTTTCGAGGACGAAGACGGCAAGATGAACCGCTCCCTTCTCGACACAGGTGGTGCTGCGCTTGTGGTTTCGCAATTCACGCTCTACGGCGACTGTCGCAAAGGACGGAGACCGAGTTTCATCAAAGCCGCCCGACCCGAATTGGCGAATGCCCTTTATGAGCAGTTCATCATCGCTCTTGAACAACAGAATATACCAACGCAAGGCGGCACTTTTCAGGCGATGATGGACGTGGAACTCATTAATGACGGTCCTGTCACGATTCTATTGGATAGCGATAAACAGTTTTAACCCGCAAAGGAGAAACCTATGGCTCGTAAAATGCGCCTCGGTTTAGGTCAATTCAGCCAACTCAGCGAAGAACGCTTACGGTTCATCAAACAACTCGGTGTCGAAGACGTCCTGCTCAACACGCCACAACTTCCCGGCACAGAACGCTGGGAGTTCATGGACATCCTTCAACTCCGCACAGAAGTAGAAAACGCTGGACTCCGATTGGCAGCCCTTGAGAACGTCCCTGTCTCCTTCTATAACGAAGCCATGCTCGGACTGCCGTGCCGCGACGAACAAATTGAAAATATGGCGACGACAATCCGCAATATCGGTAAAGCAGGTGTAGAAATCTTCGGGTATCATTGGATGCCCAATCAAGTCTGGCGCACCTCTCGAACCACTCCCGGCAGGGGTGGTGCTGCGGTTACTAGTTTCGATATGGAACAGGTAAAAGACGCACCGCTAACGCACGGACGTGTTTTCACTGAAGCGGAAATATGGGAAAACTACGAGTATTACATGAACGCAATTCTACCGGTCGCGGAGGAGGCAGGCGTTAAACTCGCACTTCATCCAGACGATCCACCTGTCGAATCGCTTGCAGGTGTGCCGCGTCTGTTTCGTAATTTTGAAGGTTTCAAACGTGCGATGGAAATCGCTGACAGCCCGATACACGGACTCGACTTCTGCGTCGGTTCTTGGTCTGAGATGGGACCTGGTGTCACGGATGCGATCCGTTATTTCGGGGAGCGTGACAAGATTTTCTACGTCCATTTCCGAGATGTCCAAGGACATGTCCCAAAGTTCGCTGAATCCTTTGTAAATGAAGGCAACTGTGATATGTTCGAGGTGATGCGGACGCTCAAAGAGGTCGGCTTTACGGGTTTCATGATTACCGACCATGTTCCGCACGTTGTTGACGATACAGATTGGGGGCACCGGGGTCGGGCGTATGCTATCGGGTATATGACGGCATTTCTTGAAATTTTAATGGCGACATAGCAGATATGAAAAGGAGTACAAAATGGCGCAAGTTGTTCCCTTACGATACGATACTGCTTTCAAAAAAGCGTTCAGTCAACCAGAAATCTTCTGTCAATTTGCTGAAGATGTCTTAGGTATCAATTTCCACACCGATGAGGTGCACCGTGGTTACAAATTTCTTGAACCCATCGGGCAAGTTGATATTGAATACGATTTGTTTGCTGAGGATCCGGAATCTCGTATTGTGGTTGAGATACAACACGTCAAAGAACGACACTTCTACGATCGTTTCTTATATTACCACCTCATCAACCTCGTCGAACAGGTGAAAAATAGCAAAGCATATCAGTTCGATCGAACAGTTTACACAATTGTTGTCCTAACAAGTCCATATAGCGAGAGCGAGATTGACTTCAGTGTTGCCATCACAGATTTCAACCCAATCAACGAATTTAACCGCAAAGTCGATGTCTATCCGCATCAACTTGTGTTTGTGGTACCGCGTATGGTTAATGACAAAACGCCATCTGGCATCAAAGCGTGGTTGGAACTCGTGTTGGATTCTCTGGATGGTGAGATAGACGAAAACTCCTACAACTCCCCAATTTTTGGGAAGGTGATTGATGCGGTTAAACGTGACAATATTTCTCCTGCGGAGCGTCGGATACTCAAAGATGAAGAGTCTTGGGAAGATACGCTAATAGATGTGAAAGAAAAGGAAAAGGAAACCATCGCACGCGCACTGATTAGCGAAGGCATAAGCACTGAAGTCATTGCAAGAGCAACGGGCATCCCAGAAACAGAAATCGAAAAACTGAGGCAATCATGAGCACCGAGGTGTGTTAATATAATGAATCAGAAAAACAGATACACAAGGAGGCTATATCATGCAGAACAGACCTCCGACAATCGGCGAATACTTACTCAGGAAACTGGAAAGTTATGGCATTGAACACATCTTCGGCATCCCTGGCGATTATGTACTGCGGTTCTACAACCTCATTGAGCAGAGTCCAATCCAGCATGTCGGCATGACCCGTGAGGACGCAGCCGGTTATGCAGCGGATGCCTACGCACGTACAAAAGGGATGGGTGCTGTCTGCGTTACCTATTGCGTCGGCGGGTTGTCAACGGTGAACGCTGTCGCGGGTGCCTATGCCGAAAAATCACCCGTTGTTGTTATCAGCGGCGCGCCGGGTATCAAAGAACGTGGAAACGATGCCCTCCTTCATCACAAAGTTAGGGATTTCCATACACAGCAACGCATCTATGACGAGATAACCGTTGCGACCGCCCTACTCGACGAACCCTTTACCGCTTTCAACGAAATCGATCGTGTACTTGATGCCGTGTATCGCTATAAACGTCCGGGATACATTGAAATCCCGCGCGATATGGTAGATGTCCGCGGCACACTCTATCAAGGTCCTTCGACTGGCAAACATATTAGCGACCCAGATGTGTTGGACGCTGCCGTTGACGAGGCATGCGATTTTATCAATAAGAGCAAAAAACCGGTAATCCTTGCAGGCGTAGAACTCCACAGATTCGGCTATCAAGACAAATTGATGCGGTTGGCGGAAGAAAAACGGATTCCCGTCGTGGCGACGCTCCTCGGGAAATCCGTGATCCCCGAATCGCATCCGCTCTACTTGGGGATTTATGAAGGCGCGATGGGCAAGCAGGAAGTGAGAGCGTTTGTCGAAGATTCGGATTGCGTGATTATCCTCGGTGCTTTCATGACCGACGTGAACCTCGGAATCTATACCGCAAATCTTGACCGCGCCCGTTCTATCTATGCTACGTCCGAAAAACTTACTGTCCGCTACCACACCTACGAAGATGTGATGTTCGACGATTTCATCGACGGTATTAATTCCGCCAAACTCCGAAAACGAAGGAAACTCAACTTAAACCGGGCATTTCGAGACACAGAACCGTTTGCGGTTGACCCTAAAGCACCGCTGACAGTCAGTCGTCTCTTCCAACATCTCAACGAATTTATTAGCGATGAACTCACAGTGATCGCCGATGTCGGTGACAGTCTCTTTGGAGCCGTAGAACTGAAAATACATCAACACACCAACTTTATCAGTCCGGCTTACTATACTTCAATGGGTTTTGCAGTGCCAGCATCCGTTGGCGCGCAATTGAGTATGCCAGATACGCGGTGTCTTGTTATCGTTGGAGACGGTGCTTTCCAGATGACAGGTACCGAACTCTCAACGACCGTACGCCACGGATTTAACCCGATTATCCTTGTTTTAAACAACCACGGATATGGCACGGAGCGACACCTGCTTGAAGGCCCTTTTAATGATATTGGGTGCTGGAATTACAGCGGTATGCCAACACTCTTCGGAACAGGACGCGGGTTCCACGTCCGAACCGAGGGCGAATTTGACGAAGCCATTAAAGCCGCACTTGCTGAGACGCGACACTTTACGTTGATTGAGGCAGAACTTGAAAAGTTGGATACCTCACCCGCACTTGCTCGGCTGGCAGAGCGGATGGCTGGCGAAATCTAATAAGGGCTGTTAGCAGTCAGCGGTCAGGGCGGATTTTTCAAAAATCCTTTCAGCAGTCAGTTTTAAGAGGTTTTCGTCTAAGTAAGAATCCTTCTTCTTGCTGATGGCTGATAACTATCATAGGGCAGCGATTTTTTCACGTAAGAAACCTGTACAAAATGGCACCTGTTCTTCCGAGAGTCCGTGCAGCACCACAGCCCCGTCATAGCCGCTCTCCTTCAGCAAGCCGAGGTATTGGTCGTAGTCCAGCAGCCCTGTTCCAGCGGCGAGGTGTCCGGCTTGACCGTCGCGGTCTAAGTCCTTCGCGTGGGCAAGTGCAATATCGTCGCCAAGCAGTTCAAACGCCTCGTCAAGGATTTCGCGCATCTTCGGGAGTTCGCCTTCGTGGAAGATGTTCGCGCCATCCATACACACTTTTAGATACGGCGACTGCATCTCATCAAGCAAACGACGCGCTTTCTGCGCTGAATCAATCACGTTTGCGACTTCAGGCTCAAAGGCGAGTGTCACGTCGTATTCCTCGGCGACCTCTAACGCCTGCCGCATCGACTTAACGAGATCCCGCCATGCCGATGCCGAGTTATTATCGGGATGTGCGCGCCACATGCTGTCCGGATCCCGTGAGCCGGTGCAGATCGTGATTACCGATGTCCCCATCGGGGCGCACTGCTCAGCGACAGAACGCAACATTCGCAATCCGGCGTGCCGCTTCTCAACATCGGGATCAATCATATTGTAAGTCCCTCCAAGTGCTGAGATTGTGATCTGTCGGTCATCCAGTGCCTTGCGGACCTCCGCAAGCGACAGTCCCGCAGGCACATGATATTGTAAATGATGGACATCGTGTGCCGCAATGGCATCCAGTGTTTCACTGAGCGTCTCCCGTCGAATCGTCCCCACCATAAGTCCAACGTGCATAAATCTCTCCTGTTAAATGATAGTTCGTCGTCCGTTCAGTCTAAAAAAACATGGTGATTATACAATACAAAAGATCGGATGGCAAGAAAAAATGCCTTGCTCATTTTGGGGCATGTGTAAATATTTTGTCAATTGTCTGAATCGCGGATTGACGCGGATGACACAGATGACGCGGATTTTAAGACTTCCTTCTGTCAAATTATGGCTTATATAACTGTCGCGAGCGTGAAGAAACTCCCAAGCAAAAACACTCGCTCCTACAGCAAAAAGCTGTCAGCGGTTAGCAATTAGCGAACAGCCGTCTTGACATTATAATATGTTCATGATAGGATATTCCACATTCAACAACGGGACTATACATCAAAAAATATGAAAGGGAAATTATGTCAAGAATACCAATTGGTTTAGAGTTGTTTTCTGTCCGAAATGAGTTGGCTGAAGATGTCCGCGGCACGATAAAAGCGGTCGCTGAAATGGGATATGAAGGCGTTGAATTCGCGGGTCCACCGCAACATTCGGCGGAAGAGTTGAAAGGCTATCTTGATGAGTTCGGTTTGGTCTGTTGCGGTTGGCACACGCCGTTCAACCTCGTCCAAGAAGACACCCTCGACGCAACGATTGAATTCAACAAGGTCTTGGAAAACCCTTATATCATCGTTCCCGGTATCCCAGGCGAACTCCGTCAATCGCGGGCGGACTGGCTGAAGTTAGCGGATATTTTCAACGGCATTGCCGATAAACTCGCCGCACACGGTATGGTGACGGGGTATCACAACCACCACGTCGAATTTACACCCCTTGATGGCGAAATACCGTGGGACACCTTTTTCGGTAATACCAACGAAGGCGTTGTGATGCAGCTGGATATGGGCAACGCGCTCTCTGGGGGTGCTGATCTCGTAGGTATTCTGGAGAGATACCCGGGTCGCTCTGGCACCGTCCATCTCAAACCTTACAACGAATCGCTCGGTGAGGCGGATAGACACGCCGGTTTCCGTCCCATCATTGGGGAGGATAGTGTGCCGTGGGATGAGATCTTCCGGGTCTGTGAAACCACGGGTGGCACGAAATGGTATATCGTTGAATACGAGAGCGATGCGTTTCCGCCGCTTGAGGCTGTCGAACGCTGCCTGAAAGCACTCAAGGCGATGGGGAAATAGCGGTTAGTGGTCAGCAATCAGCGGTCAGCAGTCAGCAATCAGCGATTAGCAGTCAGTTCGGAGACGCTTTCACCCTCGGTAGGTGCGGTTTCCTAACCGCACCGGGCACAACGTTCAAGTAATTCTAAAATTTACTATAGTTGGAGTAAACTTTGATGAGAACCTATCGGGCAAGCACGCTTCCCTTCTCCCAGTTCTCTTTGACGGAGTTCGTGGGTGAACTACACCAAGCGGGAGTATCTGCTATTGAACTCGCCCAAGTCCATTATTCAGATGTGGCAGCCGAAACTATTGCAACACTCCGAGACGAAACGGGCCTCCATTTCACATCTATGCTGAGCACGGTGGGGGTGGACGCGCCAGATGGGCTTGCAGCGTTAATCTCGATTCTCGACACTGCCCAAAGGCTTTCTATTTCAACAGTCAGTATCGCGAGTGGTGGCAATGAAACCGCCACCGCTCGTGAGATTGAAATAATCATTGATCATCTCAAGACAGTCACTGCTGAAGCAGCGGCGCGCAATCTGAACCTTATCCTCTACGCCCATGAGGGAAGTCTCGCCTACAACCTTGAACGCACGCAACACATCCTCAACGCGATTCCCTCTGACAATTTAGGCTTCTACTACAGCCCGTACCACTTTCATCGCGCTGGAGACGATCCTGTTGTCGCCTTGCGCGCCTTGTCAGAACGGTTGTCCAGTGTCTATTTCAACTGTGGTGTGGATTCAAAGACAGGCAGCGAGCCGTTTTGGGCACCCGAGATGGATTTTCGCGCCATCTGTCAGGAGATAGAACGCGTCGGCTACGCTGGGGAAATCATGCTCATCTATCTGGGATTGCAAGCGGAGACACCGCAACCGATTATTGAAGGTGTCGCAAACGCACGCGCGAAATTAGAAACTTATTTCTAATTACTGGCTCCCTTGCGAATCTTTCAATCTTTCCAATAGATCCGTCATCTCGGCGTGAATCTGTTCTTCAACCGATGGTAGTAATGCTAACCGATAGGGACCGCTGAGGGCGTGGTTCCGCGGTCCCGCTTCATAGCCCGCTCGTAACCCCAAATCGTAAGCCTTCTTGGTCGCAATGTAGACTTCGCTGCCGTTCGTATAGCCGAAGACAAAAGTATGTAAGAACGGCGATGTTTCGTCTACAAAGAGTTGATACGCCGAAAAGAGTTCATGAGATACGGACAGGAAACAGAGCGCGTCCCCAACAGCAAACGCACTCATGGGGAAGGGTAAGGTGCGTTTCTCACCGCTCTTCGCGACCTCTAACAGGGCAACGTAGCGTTCATCGCCAGGGAATTCTTCAATCAACTGCTTACATTCCGCAACCGAAGGCGGATCTCGGAACGGTAAATCGACGAGCTTTGAACACACTTTAAGGGGTGCGACAGGAACCTCTTTTGCTGTTTTCAAGGCTTGGTGTGTCGCAAAGGCGAGGGTGAATCCAGCGACATCGCAGGCATCGAAACCACCGCGCAGCGGATATCCGTTAATATCCGCTGCGCAGCCTTGGGCAAACAGCAAAACGCTTTCCGGCTTCAGATCCAAGAAATTGCGAAGATGT includes the following:
- a CDS encoding TIM barrel protein; this encodes MRTYRASTLPFSQFSLTEFVGELHQAGVSAIELAQVHYSDVAAETIATLRDETGLHFTSMLSTVGVDAPDGLAALISILDTAQRLSISTVSIASGGNETATAREIEIIIDHLKTVTAEAAARNLNLILYAHEGSLAYNLERTQHILNAIPSDNLGFYYSPYHFHRAGDDPVVALRALSERLSSVYFNCGVDSKTGSEPFWAPEMDFRAICQEIERVGYAGEIMLIYLGLQAETPQPIIEGVANARAKLETYF
- a CDS encoding sugar phosphate isomerase/epimerase, which produces MSRIPIGLELFSVRNELAEDVRGTIKAVAEMGYEGVEFAGPPQHSAEELKGYLDEFGLVCCGWHTPFNLVQEDTLDATIEFNKVLENPYIIVPGIPGELRQSRADWLKLADIFNGIADKLAAHGMVTGYHNHHVEFTPLDGEIPWDTFFGNTNEGVVMQLDMGNALSGGADLVGILERYPGRSGTVHLKPYNESLGEADRHAGFRPIIGEDSVPWDEIFRVCETTGGTKWYIVEYESDAFPPLEAVERCLKALKAMGK
- a CDS encoding PD-(D/E)XK nuclease family transposase, with translation MAQVVPLRYDTAFKKAFSQPEIFCQFAEDVLGINFHTDEVHRGYKFLEPIGQVDIEYDLFAEDPESRIVVEIQHVKERHFYDRFLYYHLINLVEQVKNSKAYQFDRTVYTIVVLTSPYSESEIDFSVAITDFNPINEFNRKVDVYPHQLVFVVPRMVNDKTPSGIKAWLELVLDSLDGEIDENSYNSPIFGKVIDAVKRDNISPAERRILKDEESWEDTLIDVKEKEKETIARALISEGISTEVIARATGIPETEIEKLRQS
- a CDS encoding thiamine pyrophosphate-binding protein, which produces MQNRPPTIGEYLLRKLESYGIEHIFGIPGDYVLRFYNLIEQSPIQHVGMTREDAAGYAADAYARTKGMGAVCVTYCVGGLSTVNAVAGAYAEKSPVVVISGAPGIKERGNDALLHHKVRDFHTQQRIYDEITVATALLDEPFTAFNEIDRVLDAVYRYKRPGYIEIPRDMVDVRGTLYQGPSTGKHISDPDVLDAAVDEACDFINKSKKPVILAGVELHRFGYQDKLMRLAEEKRIPVVATLLGKSVIPESHPLYLGIYEGAMGKQEVRAFVEDSDCVIILGAFMTDVNLGIYTANLDRARSIYATSEKLTVRYHTYEDVMFDDFIDGINSAKLRKRRKLNLNRAFRDTEPFAVDPKAPLTVSRLFQHLNEFISDELTVIADVGDSLFGAVELKIHQHTNFISPAYYTSMGFAVPASVGAQLSMPDTRCLVIVGDGAFQMTGTELSTTVRHGFNPIILVLNNHGYGTERHLLEGPFNDIGCWNYSGMPTLFGTGRGFHVRTEGEFDEAIKAALAETRHFTLIEAELEKLDTSPALARLAERMAGEI
- the dtd gene encoding D-aminoacyl-tRNA deacylase, producing MRAVVQRVKSASVKVEGKLVSEIGAGVLIFLGVAHEDTATEIVYIANKVANLRIFEDEDGKMNRSLLDTGGAALVVSQFTLYGDCRKGRRPSFIKAARPELANALYEQFIIALEQQNIPTQGGTFQAMMDVELINDGPVTILLDSDKQF
- a CDS encoding mannonate dehydratase, whose protein sequence is MARKMRLGLGQFSQLSEERLRFIKQLGVEDVLLNTPQLPGTERWEFMDILQLRTEVENAGLRLAALENVPVSFYNEAMLGLPCRDEQIENMATTIRNIGKAGVEIFGYHWMPNQVWRTSRTTPGRGGAAVTSFDMEQVKDAPLTHGRVFTEAEIWENYEYYMNAILPVAEEAGVKLALHPDDPPVESLAGVPRLFRNFEGFKRAMEIADSPIHGLDFCVGSWSEMGPGVTDAIRYFGERDKIFYVHFRDVQGHVPKFAESFVNEGNCDMFEVMRTLKEVGFTGFMITDHVPHVVDDTDWGHRGRAYAIGYMTAFLEILMAT
- a CDS encoding sugar phosphate isomerase/epimerase, encoding MHVGLMVGTIRRETLSETLDAIAAHDVHHLQYHVPAGLSLAEVRKALDDRQITISALGGTYNMIDPDVEKRHAGLRMLRSVAEQCAPMGTSVITICTGSRDPDSMWRAHPDNNSASAWRDLVKSMRQALEVAEEYDVTLAFEPEVANVIDSAQKARRLLDEMQSPYLKVCMDGANIFHEGELPKMREILDEAFELLGDDIALAHAKDLDRDGQAGHLAAGTGLLDYDQYLGLLKESGYDGAVVLHGLSEEQVPFCTGFLREKIAAL